From the genome of Seriola aureovittata isolate HTS-2021-v1 ecotype China chromosome 6, ASM2101889v1, whole genome shotgun sequence, one region includes:
- the hdlbpa gene encoding high density lipoprotein binding protein a isoform X3 produces MSSVAVLTQESFNEHRSGLLPEQSGAAVAGPSAGEEEDALPTYKEAFPPLPEKAASPEGTQETVNAWTSKIRPLKSSIITQVFHVPLEERKYKDINQFGEGDQAKVCVDIMHKTGAHLELSLAKDQGLSIMVSGKLDAVMKARKEIVSRLQTQASATVAIPKEHHRFVIGKNGEKLQELELKTATKIQIPRPDDPSNQIKISGTKEGLEKAKHEILLISAEQDKRAVERVNIDKVYHPFITGAYNKLVGEMMQETGARINVPPPSVNKTEIVITGEKEQVALAVTMIKKVYEDKKKNATTIAVEVKKSQHKYVIGPKGNTLQEILDRTGVSVEIPPSDSSSETVILRGEPDRLGQALTEVYAKANSYTVSSVSASSWLHRFIIGKKGQNLAKITQQMPKVHIEFTEGEDKITLEGPTKDVQMVQSQIEAIVTDLVSRMDYAEISVDPKFHRHLIGKGGVNINRIKELHKVTVRIPPDNEKSNLIRIEGDPQGVQEAKKELLELASRMENERTKDLIIEQRFHRAIIGQKGEKIKEVRDKFPEVIINFPDPAQKSDIVQLRGPRTEVEKCSKFMQKIVAEMVENSFSVSVPIFKQFHRNIIGKGGSNIKKIREETNTKIDLPAENSNSEMIVITGKKANCEAARNRILAIQKELANITEIEVSIPSKLHNSLIGSKGRLVRSIMEECGGVHIHFPTEGSGIDKVTIRGPVEEVEKAKQQLLGLAEEKQTKSHTAELRAKPEYHKFLIGKGGGNIRKVRDSTGARIIFPTAEDKDQELITVVGTEEAVREAQKELEELIRGLDNVIEDNMSIDPKHHRYFVARRGQVLRDLADEYGGVMVSFPRTGSQSEKVTLKGAKECVEAAKKRMQEIVEDLDAQVTIECVIAQKFHRSIMGPKGSRIQQITRDHNVQIKFPEREDPQAAPPAEAPIQENGEANGEVKEPVDPNAPKKCDVIVLSGRKERCEAAVEALKALVPVTIEVEVPFELHRYIIGQKGSGIRKMMDEFEVNIQVPAPEQQSDKISITGLANHLDRAKEGLLERVKELQAEQEDRALRSFKLTITVDPKYHPKIIGRKGAIITNIRTEHDVNIQFPEKNDENQDQITITGYEHKAIAARDAIKAIVDELEEMISEDITLDSRVHARIIGARGKGIRKIMDEFKVDLRFPQSGAADPNLVTVTGRPELVDEAIDHLLNLEEEYMADVVENEAKMAYMRPSGGSAAAMEEHRGPSKGFVVREAPWTTGNEKAPDMTSSEDFPSFGAPVATKTSPWGPKRF; encoded by the exons ATGAGCTCAGTCGCTGTACTTACGCAGGAAAGCTTCAATGAGCACCGCAGTGGGCTCTTGCCAGAGCAGAGTGGTG CTGCTGTGGCAGGACCCAGtgctggagaggaagaggatgccCTTCCTACCTACAAGGAAGCCTTCCCACCTCTGCCTGAGAAGGCGGCCTCACCTGAGGGGACCCAGGAAACTGTGAATGCCTGGACATCCAAGATCCGTCCTCTCAAGTCTTCTATTATCACCCAG GTTTTCCATGTGCCGCTAGAAGAGCGCAAGTACAAGGACATCAACCAGTTTGGGGAAGGAGACCAAGCGAAGGTCTGTGTGGACATCATGCACAAGACCGGAGCCCACCTGGAGCTCTCCTTGGCAAAAGATCAGGGTCTCTCCATCATGGTTTCTGGAAAGCTGGATGCTGTGATGAAGGCCCGTAAGGAGATTGTGTCCCGACTGCAGACTCAG GCCTCAGCTACTGTCGCTATTCCCAAGGAGCACCATCGTTTTGTCATCGGTAAAAATGGGGAGAAGCTTCAGGAGCTAGAGCTCAAGACTGCCACCAAAATCCAGATCCCACGACCTGACGACCCCAGCAACCAGATCAAGATCTCTGGTACCAAGGAGGGCCTGGAGAAGGCAAAGCATGAAATCCTGTTGATCTCTGCTGAGCAG GACAAGCGTGCTGTGGAGAGAGTGAACATTGACAAGGTGTACCACCCATTCATCACCGGTGCCTACAATAAGCTGGTAGGAGAGATGATGCAGGAGACCGGTGCCCGCATCAATGTTCCCCCTCCAAGTGTGAACAAGACGGAGATTGTCATCACTGGGGAAAAGGAGCAGGTGGCCCTTGCTGTGACTATGATCAAGAAGGTTTATGAAGACAAG AAGAAGAATGCCACCACTATTGCAGTGGAGGTGAAGAAGTCTCAGCATAAGTATGTGATTGGCCCCAAGGGAAACACCTTACAGGAGATCCTGGATAGAACTGGCGTGTCAGTTGAAATCCCACCTTCTGACAGCAGCTCAGAAACTGTCATCCTTCGTGGCGAGCCGGACCGTCTGGGTCAGGCTCTCACTGAAGTTTATgccaag GCAAACAGCTACACTGTTTCCTCGGTCTCAGCTTCTTCTTGGCTTCATCGTTTCATTATTGGCAAGAAGGGCCAGAACTTGGCCAAGATTACCCAACAAATGCCCAAG GTGCACATTGAGTTCACTGAGGGAGAAGATAAGATCACCCTGGAGGGTCCCACCAAAGACGTGCAGATGGTGCAGAGCCAGATTGAAGCCATTGTAACAGATTTG GTTAGCCGTATGGACTATGCAGAGATCAGCGTGGATCCCAAATTCCACCGACATCTGATCGGAAAAGGAGGCGTTAACA TCAACCGCATCAAAGAGCTGCACAAGGTGACTGTCCGCATTCCCCCTGACAATGAGAAAAGCAACCTGATTCGTATCGAGGGGGATCCCCAGGGTGTACAGGAAGCCAAGAAGGAGCTGCTTGAGCTTGCGTCACGCATG GAGAACGAGCGTACAAAGGACTTGATCATTGAACAGCGTTTTCACCGAGCCATCATTGGCCAAAAAGGGGAGAAGATAAAAGAAGTGCGGGACAAATTCCCAGAG GTCATCATCAATTTCCCCGACCCAGCACAGAAAAGTGACATCGTTCAACTTAGGGGCCCAAGAACTGAAGTGGAGAAATGCTCAAAGTTCATGCAGAAGATAGTGGCTGAAATG GTGGAGAACAGCTTCTCTGTCTCAGTCCCCATCTTCAAGCAGTTCCACAGAAACATAATTGGAAAAGGAGGATCAAACATCAAAAAG ATTCGGGAGGAAACCAACACAAAAATTGACCTGCCTGCTGAGAACAGCAACTCAGAGATGATCGTCATCACTGGGAAGAAGGCAAACTGTGAGGCTGCACGGAATCGTATCTTGGCAATTCAGAAGGAGCTG GCAAACATCACAGAGATAGAGGTTTCCATTCCTTCCAAGCTGCACAACTCTTTGATTGGGTCGAAGGGCCGTTTGGTGCGCTCAATCATGGAGGAGTGTGGCGGCGTTCACATCCACTTCCCCACTGAGGGCTCAGGGATTGATAAGGTCACCATCCGAGGCCCTgtagaggaggtggagaaagcCAAGCAGCAACTGCTTGGCTTGGCAGAGGAGAAG caaACGAAGAGCCACACGGCTGAGCTGCGTGCAAAGCCAGAATACCACAAGTTCCTGATCGGGAAAGGTGGTGGAAACATCCGTAAGGTTCGTGACAGCACCGGGGCCAGGATCATCTTCCCCACCGCAGAGGACAAAGACCAGGAGCTCATCACTGTGGTTGGCACTGAAGAAGCCGTGCGGGAGGCccagaaggagctggaggaacTCATCAGGGGTCTG GACAATGTCATTGAGGATAATATGAGCATTGACCCCAAGCACCATCGCTACTTTGTGGCTCGCCGTGGCCAAGTCCTTAGGGACCTCGCCGATGAGTATGGTGGCGTAATGGTGAGCTTCCCTCGCACGGGTTCTCAGAGTGAAAAGGTCACCCTCAAAGGAGCCAAGGAATGTGTGGAGGCAGCCAAGAAGCGCATGCAGGAGATTGTTGAGGATTTG gaTGCTCAAGTGACCATTGAGTGTGTGATTGCTCAGAAGTTCCACCGTTCTATCATGGGTCCCAAAGGCTCACGGATCCAGCAGATCACAAGGGATCACAATGTACAGATTAAGTTCCCAGAACGTGAGGATCCACAAG cagcaCCTCCTGCAGAGGCTCCTATTCAGGAGAATGGAGAGGCTAACGGAGAAGTGAAGGAGCCTGTCGATCCAAACGCACCCAAAAAGTGTGACGTGATTGTGCTCTCTGGCCGCAAAGAGCGGTGCGAAGCTGCCGTGGAAGCACTGAAG GCCTTGGTTCCTGTTACTATTGAGGTGGAAGTGCCTTTTGAGCTTCATCGATACATCATTGGACAGAAAGGAAGTGGAATTCGCAAGATGATGGATGAATTTGAG GTTAATATTCAAGTGCCTGCCCCTGAGCAGCAGTCTGACAAAATCTCCATCACTGGCTTGGCCAATCACCTCGATCGCGCCAAAGAGGGCCTCTTGGAGCGCGTCAAAGAGCTGCAGGCCGAGCAAGAGGATCGG GCACTCAGGAGCTTCAAGCTGACCATCACTGTGGACCCCAAGTATCACCCCAAAATCATCGGCCGCAAGGGTGCCATTATTACAAACATCCGCACTGAGCATGACGTCAACATCCAGTTCCCAGAGAAGAATGATGAAAACCAG GATCAGATTACTATTACAGGGTATGAGCACAAAGCCATAGCTGCACGAGATGCCATCAAGGCCATCGTGGATGAGCTGGAGGAGATGATCTCTGAGGATATCACCCTGGACAGCAGGGTCCACGCCCGCATTATTGGAGCCCGCGGCAAAGGCATCCGCAAGATCATGGATGAGTTTAAG gttgatCTCAGGTTTCCCCAGAGTGGAGCTGCAGACCCAAACCTTGTGACAGTCACAGGTCGCCCTGAGCTTGTGGATGAAGCCATCGACCACCTCCTTAACCTGGAAGAGGAATAC ATGGCAGATGTTGTGGAGAATGAGGCAAAGATGGCTTACATGAGGCCTTCTGGGGGCAGCGCTGCCGCCATGGAAGAACATCGTGGCCCATCCAAAGGCTTTGTGGTGAGGGAGGCTCCCTGGACCACTGGCAATGAGAAG GCCCCTGACATGACCAGCTCTGAAGATTTCCCCAGCTTTGGAGCCCCAGTGGCGACCAAGACCTCTCCCTGGGGACCCAAGCGTTTCTAA
- the hdlbpa gene encoding high density lipoprotein binding protein a isoform X4, producing the protein MSSVAVLTQESFNEHRSGLLPEQSGAAVAGPSAGEEEDALPTYKEAFPPLPEKAASPEGTQETVNAWTSKIRPLKSSIITQVFHVPLEERKYKDINQFGEGDQAKVCVDIMHKTGAHLELSLAKDQGLSIMVSGKLDAVMKARKEIVSRLQTQASATVAIPKEHHRFVIGKNGEKLQELELKTATKIQIPRPDDPSNQIKISGTKEGLEKAKHEILLISAEQDKRAVERVNIDKVYHPFITGAYNKLVGEMMQETGARINVPPPSVNKTEIVITGEKEQVALAVTMIKKVYEDKKKNATTIAVEVKKSQHKYVIGPKGNTLQEILDRTGVSVEIPPSDSSSETVILRGEPDRLGQALTEVYAKANSYTVSSVSASSWLHRFIIGKKGQNLAKITQQMPKVHIEFTEGEDKITLEGPTKDVQMVQSQIEAIVTDLVSRMDYAEISVDPKFHRHLIGKGGVNINRIKELHKVTVRIPPDNEKSNLIRIEGDPQGVQEAKKELLELASRMENERTKDLIIEQRFHRAIIGQKGEKIKEVRDKFPEVIINFPDPAQKSDIVQLRGPRTEVEKCSKFMQKIVAEMVENSFSVSVPIFKQFHRNIIGKGGSNIKKIREETNTKIDLPAENSNSEMIVITGKKANCEAARNRILAIQKELANITEIEVSIPSKLHNSLIGSKGRLVRSIMEECGGVHIHFPTEGSGIDKVTIRGPVEEVEKAKQQLLGLAEEKQTKSHTAELRAKPEYHKFLIGKGGGNIRKVRDSTGARIIFPTAEDKDQELITVVGTEEAVREAQKELEELIRGLDNVIEDNMSIDPKHHRYFVARRGQVLRDLADEYGGVMVSFPRTGSQSEKVTLKGAKECVEAAKKRMQEIVEDLDAQVTIECVIAQKFHRSIMGPKGSRIQQITRDHNVQIKFPEREDPQAPPAEAPIQENGEANGEVKEPVDPNAPKKCDVIVLSGRKERCEAAVEALKALVPVTIEVEVPFELHRYIIGQKGSGIRKMMDEFEVNIQVPAPEQQSDKISITGLANHLDRAKEGLLERVKELQAEQEDRALRSFKLTITVDPKYHPKIIGRKGAIITNIRTEHDVNIQFPEKNDENQDQITITGYEHKAIAARDAIKAIVDELEEMISEDITLDSRVHARIIGARGKGIRKIMDEFKVDLRFPQSGAADPNLVTVTGRPELVDEAIDHLLNLEEEYMADVVENEAKMAYMRPSGGSAAAMEEHRGPSKGFVVREAPWTTGNEKAPDMTSSEDFPSFGAPVATKTSPWGPKRF; encoded by the exons ATGAGCTCAGTCGCTGTACTTACGCAGGAAAGCTTCAATGAGCACCGCAGTGGGCTCTTGCCAGAGCAGAGTGGTG CTGCTGTGGCAGGACCCAGtgctggagaggaagaggatgccCTTCCTACCTACAAGGAAGCCTTCCCACCTCTGCCTGAGAAGGCGGCCTCACCTGAGGGGACCCAGGAAACTGTGAATGCCTGGACATCCAAGATCCGTCCTCTCAAGTCTTCTATTATCACCCAG GTTTTCCATGTGCCGCTAGAAGAGCGCAAGTACAAGGACATCAACCAGTTTGGGGAAGGAGACCAAGCGAAGGTCTGTGTGGACATCATGCACAAGACCGGAGCCCACCTGGAGCTCTCCTTGGCAAAAGATCAGGGTCTCTCCATCATGGTTTCTGGAAAGCTGGATGCTGTGATGAAGGCCCGTAAGGAGATTGTGTCCCGACTGCAGACTCAG GCCTCAGCTACTGTCGCTATTCCCAAGGAGCACCATCGTTTTGTCATCGGTAAAAATGGGGAGAAGCTTCAGGAGCTAGAGCTCAAGACTGCCACCAAAATCCAGATCCCACGACCTGACGACCCCAGCAACCAGATCAAGATCTCTGGTACCAAGGAGGGCCTGGAGAAGGCAAAGCATGAAATCCTGTTGATCTCTGCTGAGCAG GACAAGCGTGCTGTGGAGAGAGTGAACATTGACAAGGTGTACCACCCATTCATCACCGGTGCCTACAATAAGCTGGTAGGAGAGATGATGCAGGAGACCGGTGCCCGCATCAATGTTCCCCCTCCAAGTGTGAACAAGACGGAGATTGTCATCACTGGGGAAAAGGAGCAGGTGGCCCTTGCTGTGACTATGATCAAGAAGGTTTATGAAGACAAG AAGAAGAATGCCACCACTATTGCAGTGGAGGTGAAGAAGTCTCAGCATAAGTATGTGATTGGCCCCAAGGGAAACACCTTACAGGAGATCCTGGATAGAACTGGCGTGTCAGTTGAAATCCCACCTTCTGACAGCAGCTCAGAAACTGTCATCCTTCGTGGCGAGCCGGACCGTCTGGGTCAGGCTCTCACTGAAGTTTATgccaag GCAAACAGCTACACTGTTTCCTCGGTCTCAGCTTCTTCTTGGCTTCATCGTTTCATTATTGGCAAGAAGGGCCAGAACTTGGCCAAGATTACCCAACAAATGCCCAAG GTGCACATTGAGTTCACTGAGGGAGAAGATAAGATCACCCTGGAGGGTCCCACCAAAGACGTGCAGATGGTGCAGAGCCAGATTGAAGCCATTGTAACAGATTTG GTTAGCCGTATGGACTATGCAGAGATCAGCGTGGATCCCAAATTCCACCGACATCTGATCGGAAAAGGAGGCGTTAACA TCAACCGCATCAAAGAGCTGCACAAGGTGACTGTCCGCATTCCCCCTGACAATGAGAAAAGCAACCTGATTCGTATCGAGGGGGATCCCCAGGGTGTACAGGAAGCCAAGAAGGAGCTGCTTGAGCTTGCGTCACGCATG GAGAACGAGCGTACAAAGGACTTGATCATTGAACAGCGTTTTCACCGAGCCATCATTGGCCAAAAAGGGGAGAAGATAAAAGAAGTGCGGGACAAATTCCCAGAG GTCATCATCAATTTCCCCGACCCAGCACAGAAAAGTGACATCGTTCAACTTAGGGGCCCAAGAACTGAAGTGGAGAAATGCTCAAAGTTCATGCAGAAGATAGTGGCTGAAATG GTGGAGAACAGCTTCTCTGTCTCAGTCCCCATCTTCAAGCAGTTCCACAGAAACATAATTGGAAAAGGAGGATCAAACATCAAAAAG ATTCGGGAGGAAACCAACACAAAAATTGACCTGCCTGCTGAGAACAGCAACTCAGAGATGATCGTCATCACTGGGAAGAAGGCAAACTGTGAGGCTGCACGGAATCGTATCTTGGCAATTCAGAAGGAGCTG GCAAACATCACAGAGATAGAGGTTTCCATTCCTTCCAAGCTGCACAACTCTTTGATTGGGTCGAAGGGCCGTTTGGTGCGCTCAATCATGGAGGAGTGTGGCGGCGTTCACATCCACTTCCCCACTGAGGGCTCAGGGATTGATAAGGTCACCATCCGAGGCCCTgtagaggaggtggagaaagcCAAGCAGCAACTGCTTGGCTTGGCAGAGGAGAAG caaACGAAGAGCCACACGGCTGAGCTGCGTGCAAAGCCAGAATACCACAAGTTCCTGATCGGGAAAGGTGGTGGAAACATCCGTAAGGTTCGTGACAGCACCGGGGCCAGGATCATCTTCCCCACCGCAGAGGACAAAGACCAGGAGCTCATCACTGTGGTTGGCACTGAAGAAGCCGTGCGGGAGGCccagaaggagctggaggaacTCATCAGGGGTCTG GACAATGTCATTGAGGATAATATGAGCATTGACCCCAAGCACCATCGCTACTTTGTGGCTCGCCGTGGCCAAGTCCTTAGGGACCTCGCCGATGAGTATGGTGGCGTAATGGTGAGCTTCCCTCGCACGGGTTCTCAGAGTGAAAAGGTCACCCTCAAAGGAGCCAAGGAATGTGTGGAGGCAGCCAAGAAGCGCATGCAGGAGATTGTTGAGGATTTG gaTGCTCAAGTGACCATTGAGTGTGTGATTGCTCAGAAGTTCCACCGTTCTATCATGGGTCCCAAAGGCTCACGGATCCAGCAGATCACAAGGGATCACAATGTACAGATTAAGTTCCCAGAACGTGAGGATCCACAAG caCCTCCTGCAGAGGCTCCTATTCAGGAGAATGGAGAGGCTAACGGAGAAGTGAAGGAGCCTGTCGATCCAAACGCACCCAAAAAGTGTGACGTGATTGTGCTCTCTGGCCGCAAAGAGCGGTGCGAAGCTGCCGTGGAAGCACTGAAG GCCTTGGTTCCTGTTACTATTGAGGTGGAAGTGCCTTTTGAGCTTCATCGATACATCATTGGACAGAAAGGAAGTGGAATTCGCAAGATGATGGATGAATTTGAG GTTAATATTCAAGTGCCTGCCCCTGAGCAGCAGTCTGACAAAATCTCCATCACTGGCTTGGCCAATCACCTCGATCGCGCCAAAGAGGGCCTCTTGGAGCGCGTCAAAGAGCTGCAGGCCGAGCAAGAGGATCGG GCACTCAGGAGCTTCAAGCTGACCATCACTGTGGACCCCAAGTATCACCCCAAAATCATCGGCCGCAAGGGTGCCATTATTACAAACATCCGCACTGAGCATGACGTCAACATCCAGTTCCCAGAGAAGAATGATGAAAACCAG GATCAGATTACTATTACAGGGTATGAGCACAAAGCCATAGCTGCACGAGATGCCATCAAGGCCATCGTGGATGAGCTGGAGGAGATGATCTCTGAGGATATCACCCTGGACAGCAGGGTCCACGCCCGCATTATTGGAGCCCGCGGCAAAGGCATCCGCAAGATCATGGATGAGTTTAAG gttgatCTCAGGTTTCCCCAGAGTGGAGCTGCAGACCCAAACCTTGTGACAGTCACAGGTCGCCCTGAGCTTGTGGATGAAGCCATCGACCACCTCCTTAACCTGGAAGAGGAATAC ATGGCAGATGTTGTGGAGAATGAGGCAAAGATGGCTTACATGAGGCCTTCTGGGGGCAGCGCTGCCGCCATGGAAGAACATCGTGGCCCATCCAAAGGCTTTGTGGTGAGGGAGGCTCCCTGGACCACTGGCAATGAGAAG GCCCCTGACATGACCAGCTCTGAAGATTTCCCCAGCTTTGGAGCCCCAGTGGCGACCAAGACCTCTCCCTGGGGACCCAAGCGTTTCTAA